A single region of the Desulfobaculum xiamenense genome encodes:
- a CDS encoding RidA family protein — translation MASIINTPNAPAAIGPYSQATVAGNLIFTSGQLPIDPATGEMPEGIAAQAKQSLENVKAILEAGGASLSNVVKTTVFLSDMANFAAMNEVYAAYFGTPFPARSCFQVARLPKDALVEIEVIASV, via the coding sequence ATGGCTAGCATCATCAACACGCCCAACGCTCCGGCCGCCATTGGTCCCTACTCGCAGGCGACCGTGGCGGGCAATCTGATCTTCACGTCCGGCCAGCTTCCCATTGATCCCGCCACCGGCGAGATGCCCGAGGGCATCGCCGCGCAGGCGAAGCAGTCGCTGGAGAATGTGAAGGCGATTCTCGAAGCGGGGGGAGCCTCTCTGTCCAACGTCGTGAAGACCACCGTCTTCCTGAGCGACATGGCGAATTTCGCTGCGATGAACGAGGTCTACGCCGCATACTTCGGCACGCCGTTCCCGGCGCGCAGCTGCTTCCAGGTGGCGAGGCTTCCGAAGGACGCACTTGTGGAGATCGAAGTGATCGCCAGCGTATAG
- the alaS gene encoding alanine--tRNA ligase, translating to MLTANEIRKKFLEYYERNGHRIVESSALVPKDDPTLLFTNAGMVQFKKIFLGQEKRDYVRATTSQKCLRVGGKHNDLENVGRTARHHTFFEMLGNFSFGDYFKEDAIRFAWGFITEELKLPKDKLYITIYKDDDEAAELWQKVAGVSADRIYRLGEKDNFWSMGDTGPCGPCSEIHIDQGEHMCCGPDCGIGKCDCDRFLEIWNLVFMQYDQAADGTRTPLPRPSIDTGMGLERIAAVCQGVNSNFDTDLFQSLIGYIAGLTGVKYRQQGEDVDTALRVIADHSRAIAFMIADGILPSNEGRGYVLRRLIRRALRFGKLIRMSEAFLYKVALKVVEDMGGQYPELLQNQDFMTRVVREEEERFAQTLDKGLAMLEEELENLRAAGKSMVGGEVAFKLYDTYGFPLDIINDVAEKQGFTVDEPGFVALMKEQKARAKAAWKGSSETTLAARFQSLLEEGLCSEFVGYDYLAAGSRIVSLMDASAEPVEKLDKGDEGYIVTTRTPFYGESGGQSGDSGLIVAPEGRAVVSNTIKPASGLTVHHVTIDEGTVYADQEVLLEVSEEQRLAAARNHTCTHLLQAALRSVLGDHVKQAGSLVEPERLRFDFTHIAAMTPEELHNVELLVNRAIMADIPLSITEMDYQDAVAKGAMALFGEKYASTVRVVEVPGESIELCGGTHLRSTGQAGPFMILSESGVAAGVRRIEAATGWNALHSFMDYRRTVLDTSAMLKGRPEELGDRVHGLQKEIKALRKDMEKLASQAASGSGRDLMDSVEDIAGIKVLVAKVPAPNMGALRTLMDDVRSKMPSGIAALVCEGDGKANLAVYVSKDLHDRFTAPQLIKPAAAEIGGSGGGRPDMAQAGGSNPAGIDAALATVRELIKG from the coding sequence GTGTTGACTGCCAACGAGATCAGGAAGAAATTCCTGGAATACTACGAGCGCAACGGACACCGCATTGTGGAGTCCTCCGCGCTTGTGCCCAAGGACGACCCGACCCTGCTCTTCACCAACGCCGGAATGGTCCAGTTCAAGAAGATCTTCCTCGGCCAGGAGAAGCGGGACTACGTCCGCGCCACCACCTCGCAGAAGTGCCTGCGCGTGGGCGGCAAGCACAACGACCTCGAAAACGTGGGCCGCACCGCGCGCCACCACACCTTCTTCGAGATGCTCGGCAACTTCTCCTTCGGCGACTACTTCAAGGAAGACGCCATCCGCTTCGCTTGGGGATTCATCACCGAGGAACTGAAGCTGCCCAAGGACAAGCTCTACATCACCATCTACAAGGATGACGATGAGGCCGCCGAACTGTGGCAGAAGGTCGCCGGCGTGTCCGCCGACCGCATCTACCGCCTCGGCGAGAAGGACAACTTCTGGTCCATGGGCGATACCGGTCCCTGCGGTCCCTGCTCCGAAATCCACATCGATCAGGGCGAGCACATGTGCTGCGGTCCCGACTGTGGCATCGGAAAGTGCGACTGCGACCGCTTCCTCGAAATTTGGAACCTCGTGTTCATGCAGTACGATCAGGCCGCCGACGGCACCCGTACCCCGCTGCCGCGTCCGAGTATCGACACCGGCATGGGCCTCGAACGCATCGCCGCCGTGTGTCAGGGCGTGAACTCCAACTTCGACACTGACCTCTTCCAGTCCCTCATTGGCTACATCGCCGGGCTGACCGGCGTGAAGTACCGCCAGCAGGGCGAGGACGTGGATACCGCACTGCGCGTCATCGCCGACCACAGCCGCGCCATCGCCTTCATGATCGCCGACGGCATCCTGCCCTCCAATGAGGGCCGCGGCTACGTGCTGCGCCGCCTCATCCGCCGCGCCCTGCGCTTCGGCAAGCTCATCCGTATGAGCGAGGCCTTCCTGTACAAGGTTGCCCTCAAGGTCGTGGAGGACATGGGCGGTCAGTACCCCGAGCTGCTCCAGAATCAGGACTTCATGACCCGCGTGGTCCGCGAGGAGGAAGAGCGCTTCGCCCAGACCCTCGACAAGGGCCTCGCCATGCTTGAAGAGGAGCTGGAGAATCTGCGCGCCGCAGGAAAATCCATGGTCGGCGGCGAAGTCGCCTTCAAGCTCTACGACACCTACGGCTTCCCCCTCGACATCATCAACGACGTCGCCGAGAAGCAGGGCTTCACCGTGGACGAGCCGGGATTCGTCGCCCTCATGAAGGAGCAGAAGGCCCGCGCCAAGGCCGCGTGGAAGGGCTCTTCCGAGACCACCCTCGCCGCGCGCTTTCAGAGCCTGCTCGAAGAGGGCCTGTGCTCCGAGTTCGTCGGGTACGACTATCTCGCCGCGGGGTCCCGCATCGTGTCCCTCATGGACGCCTCCGCCGAGCCTGTCGAGAAGCTCGACAAGGGCGACGAGGGCTACATCGTGACCACCCGCACTCCCTTCTACGGCGAGTCCGGCGGTCAGAGCGGTGACAGCGGTCTCATCGTCGCCCCCGAGGGCCGCGCGGTGGTCTCCAATACCATCAAGCCCGCTTCCGGCCTCACCGTGCACCACGTCACCATCGACGAGGGCACCGTCTACGCCGATCAGGAAGTCCTGCTCGAAGTTTCCGAGGAGCAGCGCCTCGCCGCCGCCCGCAACCACACCTGCACCCACCTGCTGCAGGCCGCCCTGCGCAGCGTGCTGGGCGATCACGTCAAGCAGGCCGGTTCGCTGGTCGAGCCGGAGCGCCTGCGCTTCGACTTTACCCACATCGCCGCCATGACTCCCGAGGAGCTGCACAACGTCGAGCTGCTGGTGAACCGCGCCATCATGGCCGACATCCCGCTCTCCATCACCGAGATGGACTATCAGGATGCCGTGGCCAAGGGCGCTATGGCCCTCTTCGGCGAGAAGTACGCCAGCACCGTCCGTGTGGTCGAAGTGCCGGGCGAGTCCATCGAACTGTGCGGTGGCACCCACCTGCGCAGCACCGGACAGGCCGGTCCGTTCATGATTCTTTCCGAGTCCGGCGTGGCCGCCGGTGTGCGCCGCATCGAGGCCGCCACCGGCTGGAACGCGCTGCACTCCTTCATGGACTACCGCCGCACCGTGCTCGACACCTCCGCCATGCTCAAGGGCCGTCCCGAGGAACTCGGCGACCGTGTGCATGGTCTCCAGAAGGAAATCAAGGCACTGCGCAAGGATATGGAAAAGCTCGCCTCGCAGGCGGCTTCCGGCAGCGGCCGCGATCTCATGGACTCCGTGGAGGACATCGCGGGCATCAAGGTCCTCGTGGCCAAGGTTCCCGCTCCTAACATGGGCGCTCTGCGTACCCTCATGGATGACGTGCGCTCCAAGATGCCCTCCGGCATCGCCGCCCTCGTCTGCGAGGGAGACGGCAAGGCCAATCTCGCCGTCTACGTCTCCAAGGATCTGCACGACCGCTTCACCGCGCCGCAGCTCATCAAGCCCGCTGCCGCCGAAATCGGCGGTTCCGGTGGCGGACGTCCCGATATGGCGCAGGCCGGTGGCTCCAACCCCGCAGGCATCGATGCCGCCCTCGCCACGGTGCGCGAGCTGATCAAGGGCTAA
- a CDS encoding dicarboxylate/amino acid:cation symporter, which translates to MSHKKKSEWGFITQLLLGIAAGVVVGLLANEAVMEVICSIKHVLGQFIFYTVPLVIIAFIAPSITRLKHNANRMLGAGISIAYLSAVGAATMACIAGYLIIPHLSVPTSMEGLRELPKVVFQLNIPPIMSVMTALVTAIILGITVLWTKAELFEKALVEFEAIMLKVIQRIVIPVLPLFIATTFAALAYEGSLTKQLPVFLKVIALVLVGHGVWLAVLYTIGGLLSGRNPLEVVRHYGPAYLTAVGTMSSAATLPVSLRCARQSKVLSKDTAEFMIPLGATIHLCGSVLTETFFAMTISLMLYGHMPSVGTMAMFIVLFGVFAIGAPGVPGGTVMASLGIVVGVLQFDPAGVALLVAIFALQDSFGTACNVTGDGAIALMLEGLFNKNGELSRANAEALAAER; encoded by the coding sequence ATGAGTCACAAGAAGAAGAGTGAATGGGGCTTCATCACCCAGCTGCTGCTGGGCATCGCCGCGGGCGTGGTCGTCGGCCTGCTCGCCAATGAAGCCGTCATGGAAGTCATCTGCTCCATCAAGCACGTTCTCGGCCAGTTCATCTTCTACACCGTGCCGCTGGTCATCATCGCCTTCATCGCTCCGTCCATCACGCGCCTGAAGCACAACGCCAACCGCATGCTCGGCGCGGGCATCAGCATCGCCTATCTCTCGGCGGTGGGTGCGGCGACCATGGCCTGCATCGCCGGATACCTCATCATTCCGCACCTGTCGGTTCCCACCTCCATGGAAGGCCTGCGCGAGCTGCCCAAGGTCGTCTTCCAGCTCAACATTCCGCCGATCATGTCGGTCATGACCGCGCTGGTCACCGCCATCATCCTCGGCATCACCGTGCTGTGGACCAAGGCCGAGCTGTTCGAGAAGGCGCTTGTGGAGTTCGAGGCGATCATGCTCAAGGTCATCCAGCGGATCGTCATCCCGGTGCTGCCGCTGTTCATCGCCACCACCTTCGCCGCGCTGGCCTACGAGGGCAGCCTGACCAAGCAGTTGCCCGTCTTCCTGAAGGTCATCGCGCTGGTGCTCGTTGGCCATGGCGTGTGGCTCGCGGTGCTTTACACCATCGGCGGATTGCTTTCCGGTCGCAACCCGCTTGAGGTCGTGCGTCATTACGGTCCGGCCTACCTCACCGCCGTTGGCACCATGTCCAGCGCGGCCACGCTGCCCGTGTCCCTGCGCTGCGCCCGCCAGTCCAAGGTCCTGTCCAAGGACACTGCGGAGTTCATGATCCCCCTCGGCGCGACGATCCACCTGTGCGGCTCCGTGCTCACGGAAACCTTTTTCGCCATGACCATCTCGCTCATGCTCTACGGCCACATGCCGTCCGTCGGCACCATGGCCATGTTCATCGTGCTCTTCGGCGTGTTTGCCATCGGCGCGCCCGGCGTGCCCGGCGGAACGGTCATGGCCTCCCTCGGCATCGTGGTGGGCGTGCTCCAGTTCGACCCGGCTGGCGTCGCGCTGCTGGTGGCCATCTTCGCCCTGCAGGACAGCTTCGGCACCGCCTGTAACGTCACCGGCGACGGAGCCATCGCGCTCATGCTCGAAGGTCTCTTTAACAAGAACGGCGAACTCTCCCGCGCAAACGCGGAAGC